TCGGCAAATACTGAGGCTCAAAGCACTCCAAGCGAGAAATCGCTCGGTTGAGTTAGATCGGGTTGTGAGTGCGATCGATGGTTGCTTTTACTTTCTCGATTTGCCCCCTGGTATCTATACGTTGACGGCATCTTTACCAAATACAGGAACCCGCTACGGAACAGTTACTACTGAAGCGTTAACCGTCTCTAGAAACGCGGAAGGGAACCTACAAACTGCGATCGCAGAAATGGTATTGCCAACGACAGCACTTACAGGAAGCGTAACCTACAACAACAAACCTGTGAGCATGGCGCGCATTCAAGTTGAAGGAAGCAGCACATCTGCTTTTAGCAACGCAGAGGGCAGCTATTTACTAACAGGATTGGAAGTTTGGCAACTCACCCCATCGGGTCAGCCTCCTCGACCCAACGTGCAAGTTTTTGCTAGAGGCTATCCACCACTGGTTCAAGGCGTTCAACTCAAACAAGGGGAATTAACCACGCATAACTTTGAACTAGCAGCGCGATCGCCTAAATCCTCTTAA
The DNA window shown above is from Chroococcidiopsis sp. SAG 2025 and carries:
- a CDS encoding carboxypeptidase regulatory-like domain-containing protein gives rise to the protein MTAWMTLTTKRRQVAIAGRIIEAVTQQAIAKAAIKIEQSPPEFRQILRLKALQARNRSVELDRVVSAIDGCFYFLDLPPGIYTLTASLPNTGTRYGTVTTEALTVSRNAEGNLQTAIAEMVLPTTALTGSVTYNNKPVSMARIQVEGSSTSAFSNAEGSYLLTGLEVWQLTPSGQPPRPNVQVFARGYPPLVQGVQLKQGELTTHNFELAARSPKSS